The nucleotide window ACCAGGACGGCGGACAGGTGGGCGCTCGACGTGGTCGGCGTGGCGGTGACGGTCACCTTCGAGGAGCCGGACAGGCGGACGTCGCGGGTGAGCGGCTTCGTGACGAAGCCGGCCTTGGCGGCCGTGGACCGGTCGATCTCGGCGGCCCAGTCGCTCTCGTCCTGCCCCGGGTCGTCGGTGAAGGTCTCGGTGCCCGATCCGGTACGCAGTCCGAGGGTGCCGACGCCGGCCTGCTCGCCCCTGTCCGGGCGCAGGGTCACGGTGCCGGTGGCGCGCGGCGGCCAGACGTCCGAGGTGACCCACCGGTCGGGGGCGCGCTCGATGTCGGCCATCGGCTCGTCGTCGACGCCGTTGTCGTAGCCGAGGAGTTCGTGGTCGAACCAGCGGTGCAGCGTGTCGGCCCACTCGGCGCGGCGGAAGTCGAAGGGGTCGACGTGGCCGGTCTGGGACAGCCAGATCTTGCGGTCGACGCCGTTCTTCGCGAGGCCGTCCCACCACTGACCGAAGTGCTTGGGGCGGACGTTGAGGTCCTGCATGCCGTGGATGACGAAGACGCTGGCGTCGACCTTGCGGACGTCCTTCACGTAGTCGCGCTCGGTCCAGAACTTCGTCCGGTCGCCGGTGCGCGGGGCCCCGTCGACGATCCTCTGCTGGACGGCGGCGCACCTGGCGCGGGCCTCGGGGCTCTCGACGTAGTCCGACAGCCACTCCGGGCCGGAGTCGTAGAGGGGGGCGCCCTGGGCGAAGTAGTAGTCGTACCAGGAGGAGATGGCCGCGATCGGGACGATCGTCTCCAGGCCCTCGACACCGGTGGCGGCGACGCCGTTGGCGACGGTGCCGTCGTAGCTCTTGCCGATCATGCCGGTCCTGCCGTTGGTCCAGCCGCCGGCGCTGGCCTTCGTGCTCCCCGTACGGGAGGTGTAGCCCTTGCCCCGGCCGTTCAGCCAGTCGACGACGGCCTTCGCCGACCGGACGTCGGAGCGGCCGCCGACGTCCACGCAGCCGTCGGAGCGGTTGGTGCCGGCGAGGTCGACGGCCACGAAGGCGTAGCCGCGCGGCACGAAGTAGTTGTCGTAGTACAGCGGCATCTGGACGACGTCGCCGTCGGCGTCGTAGGTCTTGCGCTGGCTCTCGTTGCCGCGGCCGCAGCAGGAGTAGTACGGGCTGGCGTCCATGATCACGGGGATCCTGCGGCCCTGCCGGGCGGGTTCGCGCGGGCGGACGATGTCGACGGCGACGCGGTCGCTCTTCCCGTCGCTGTCGCCGTCCAGTGCGGTGTCCACCCAGACGGACTCGCGGATCGCGGTGTCGTACGAGTAGACGGGGGTGCTCTCCCGCGGAGCGCTGTGGGCGGCGGCCGGGGTGAGGAGCGTGGCCATCAGGGCGGCGGTGGCCGCCGTCGCGAGCGATCTCCAGGTGAGGTGGCGCAGGTGGCGCGCAGGTGTCCGCATGCGCGGAAGGTACTCCGGTCAAGTCCTGTGCAAAAGAGGGCTCATCGGGGTGGGCGGGCTTCGGCCCGGGTGTGGCTTGAAAGGTGCCGTTCGCTCCGCGGGGGGTGTGGGGAGGGGGGCTGCGCCCCGGATCTTTCACAAGGCGGGTGAGACAGCAATACTGTTTCACCGCAGCAGGTGGTGGGCCCGGTACCGGAGGAGCAGGCATGGCGACGGACATCGAGGGGGCGGCGCTCACCGTCGACGAGCTGGCCGCGCGGGCCGGTGTGACGGTGCGGACCGTCCGGTTCTACAGCACCAGGGGGCTGTTGCCGCCGCCCGTCATCGGGCCGCGGCGTGTGGGGCACTACGGCCAGGACCACCTGTCGCGGCTCGCGCTCATCGAGGAGCTGCAGCGGCAGGGGATGACGCTGGCCGGGATCGAGCGCTATCTGCAGCAGTTGCCGGACGGGCTCAGCGCCCAGGACCTGGCCATCCACCGGGCCGTGGTCGCCTCCTGGGCGCCCGACGCCGCGCAGGAGATGGACCGGGCCGAGCTGGAGCGCCGGGCGGGGCGGCCGCTCGGCGAGGGGGACCTGGACCGGCTCGCCGCGATGGGCGTCCTGCGGGAGGCGGCCGGACCGGACCTGTACCGGGTGGATCTGGGGCTGCTGCGGCTCGGCGTGCAGCTGCTCGACGTGCCGATGGCGCACGAGACGATCCTCGCCGCGCGCACGGTGATGGTGAAGCACACCCGCGCCGCGGCCCGTGAACTCTCCGTGCTGTTCCGGGACGAGGTGTCCGGGCACGAGTCGGTCGAGGCCGTGAAGGATCTGTCGGCCTCCATGCAACCGCTGGTGGTGCAGGCCCTGCTGACGACCTTTCAGCGGTCCTTGAACGAAGAGCTGCGGGAGTGGCTCACGGGCCCGTGAGCCGCCGGTGGTGCCTCACGGGTAGGCCGAGCCGCCTGCCACGTCGAGTGTCTGGCCGGTCAGGAAACCGCTGCCCTCGTCGATCACGTACAGGAGGGTCGAGACGAGGTCGGGCGGCTCCTGGGTCCTGGGCACGGCCTGCTGCGCGCGGACGTGTTCGAAGCCGCCGCCGGCGCCGACCGTGCGTTCGGCGGTCTCCGTGCGGACCATGCTCGGCGCGATCGCGTTGACGGTGATGTCGTACGGGCCGAGCGCCGAGGCCAGTGCGCGGGTGAAACCGATCAGTCCGGCCTTCGAGGCGGTGTACGCCACCATCGTGGGCGGGGCCGTGAGGGCGGCGGCCGAGGCGATGTTCACGATCCGGCCCCAGCCCGCCGCCTTCAGGTGCGGCAGTACCGCGCGGGTCATCAGGAACGGCGCCTCCAGGTTGACGCGCATGACCCGCCGCCACTCCTCGGGCGTGATGTCCTCGAAGGACGTCTCGGGGTAGACGCCGGCGTTGTTGACCAGGATGTGCAGGGTGCCGAACCGGTCGATCACCCGCTCCAGCGCCCCGCGGATCTGCGTCTCGTCCGTGGCGTCGGCGACCAGCTCCACGTAGTCCAGGATGCGGTCGGCCGTCTTCCGCTGCGGAACCAGGTCGAGTCCCGCCACTCGGTACCCGCGGCCCGCGAGCGCGACCGCGAACTCCTGTCCGAGGCCCTGTGCCGCGCCGGTCACCAGTGCGGTACGCGTCTCCATGCGGTGAGTGTGCGCAACCGGTGGACGCGCGGCAAGGGGCGTTTCCGGTCTCCGGAACGGCCCGCGGCCCGGTCTCCGCCGGACCCGCGCCGGGCCTTGTTCCATTCGCCGGAACGTCCGTGTTGCCGCCCGCGCCCGGCGGGCCGACGCTGCGGGGGCCCCGCCAGGACCCCCTGGCCACCAGCCCGTTCGGGAGCCGTGCCCGATGACCGGGACCGACCCTGCCGTGGACGGCGCCGGGCGCGCCCGCGAACCGGGCGGAGCCGGGGGCGGGCGACGGTCCGGGCCGCCACGGGGCCGGTGGCGGGCGGGCCGCCTCTCCCCCGGACGGCTCCCCGACGAGCTCGGCGTCCTGCTCACCACCGCGCACAACTCCGTCTACATCTCGCTCATGGCGTGCGGCATGGTCTTCGCGCTGGCCATGCGCGAAGTCGACCTGTCGGTCGGCGGCGGTTACGCGATGTGCCTGGTCGTCGGCGCGCTGCTGTTCCGGGGTGTCGGGCTGGCGCTCGCCGACGGGAAGCAGATCACCGACCTGCCGCTGGACGACTCGTTCTTCACCCTCGCCGGCGGCGACGCGGGCGGGGTGCCGTTCGCGCTGTGGGTGCTGCCGGCGGTCGCGGGCGGCCTCACGGTGGTGCTCACCCGGACCCGTTTCGGGGCGCGGGCGCGGGCGGTCGGGTCCAATCCGGACGCCGCCGCGTTCAGCGGCATCCCTGTCGTCCGTACCCGCGTCGAGGCCGACGCCCAGGACGTACTCAGGGGCCGCTTCGGCGTCCACGAGGGCGGCCAGGAACGGCAGTTCGGTGGTACCGGGGTTGCCGAAGCCGCGGTCCACGCCCTCGCCGCGCAGGATGTCGAGCAGGGCGGAGGCGGGGCGGCGGCCCATCGTGTGCTCCTCGTGGGGACGGGGACCGGACGCCGGTCAGCGTCCGGGAGCCGTCCCCACGGGGGCAAGTCCGGCGTACCACTGAGCGGTACACCTGCCGGTGCGGTGGGGGGGCGTGTTCGGCTGCGGCGCCGCCGCAGCCGAACGGCGCGAGGTCAGCGGTCGCTGAACCGCTCGCCCCGCTCCGCCTTCTCCACGAGCAGGGCGGGCGGCGCGAACCGCTCCCCGTAGCGCTCGGCGAGCTCCCGCGCGCGGGCCACGAACGCGGCGGGCCCGCCGCCCTCGCCGTACCCGTTGATGTACTGCAGGACGCCGCCCGTCCAGCCGGGGAAGCCGATGCCGAGGATCGACCCGATGTTGGCGTCGGCGACCGACGTCAGGACGCCCTCCTCCAGGAGCCGGACGGTGTCCAGCGCCTCGGAGAACAGCATGCGCTCCTGCATGTCCTCGAAGGGGATCTCCGTGCCCGGGCGGGTGAAGTGCTCCCGCAGTCCCGGCCACAGCCCGGCGCGCCTGCCGTCCTCCCCGTACTCGTAGAATCCGGCGCCGCCGCTGCGGCCGGTGCGCCCGAACTCGTCGACCATGCGGTCGACGACGGTCTCGGCGGGGTGGGTCGTCCAGGTGCCGCCCGCCTCCTCGACGGCCCGCCTCGACTCGGCGCGGATCCTCCGCGGCAGGGTGAGCGTCAGCTCGTCCATCAGGGAGAGCACCTTGGCCGGGTAGCCGGCCTGGGCGGCGGCCTGCTCGACGGAGGCGGGCTCGATGCCCTCGCCGACCATCGCCACACCCTCGTCGATGAAGTGCCCGATGACGCGGGAGGTGAAGAAGCCGCGCGAGTCGTTGACGACGATCGGGGTCTTGTCGATCTGCCGTACGAGGTCGAAGGCGCGCGCCAGGGCCTCGTCGCCGGTGCGCCCGCCCTTGATGATCTCGACGAGCGGCATCTTGTCGACGGGCGAGAAGAAGTGCAGTCCGACGAAGTCCGTCTGCCGCTCGACGCCTTCGGCCAGCACGGTGATCGGCAGGGTCGAGGTGTTGGAGCACAGCAGCGCGTCCGGCTCGACGACGTGCTGGATCTCCTGGAACACCTTGTGCTTGAGCGCCGGGTCCTCGAAGACGGCCTCGATCACGGCGTCGCAGCCCGCGAGGTCGTTCGGGTCGGCGGTGGGCGTGATGCGGGCGAGGAGCGCGTCGGCCTTCTCCCGGCTCGTACGGCCGCGGGAGACGGCCTTGGCGCAGAGCTTCTCGGAGTAGCCTCTGCCCTTGGCGGCGGCCTCGGCGGACACGTCCTTGAGGACGACGTCGATACCGGCGCGGGCGCACGCGTACGCGATGCCGGCGCCCATCATCCCGGCGCCCAGGACGGCGACCCTGCGGACCTGGCGGGGCGCGACGTCCTGGGGGCGGTTGGCCCCGGAGTTGACGGCCTGGAGGTCGA belongs to Streptomyces sp. V3I8 and includes:
- a CDS encoding ABC transporter permease, with translation MTGTDPAVDGAGRAREPGGAGGGRRSGPPRGRWRAGRLSPGRLPDELGVLLTTAHNSVYISLMACGMVFALAMREVDLSVGGGYAMCLVVGALLFRGVGLALADGKQITDLPLDDSFFTLAGGDAGGVPFALWVLPAVAGGLTVVLTRTRFGARARAVGSNPDAAAFSGIPVVRTRVEADAQDVLRGRFGVHEGGQERQFGGTGVAEAAVHALAAQDVEQGGGGAAAHRVLLVGTGTGRRSASGSRPHGGKSGVPLSGTPAGAVGGRVRLRRRRSRTARGQRSLNRSPRSAFSTSRAGGANRSP
- a CDS encoding 3-hydroxyacyl-CoA dehydrogenase NAD-binding domain-containing protein produces the protein MTESTTIRWEQDETGVVTLVLDDPDQSANTMNQAFRQSLTAVADRLEAAVQADPRSVRGVILTSAKKTFFAGGDLRDLIRVTPETAGQLFDGGLAVKRDLRRIETLGKPVVAAMNGAALGGGYELALACHHRIALDAPGSRIGCPEVTLGLLPGGGGVVRTVRLLGIADALLKVLLQGTRYSPRRALENGLVHEVAATREEMLAKAHAFIDANPESSQPWDEPGYRIPGGTPSSPRFAANLPAFPANLRKQTNGAPYPAPRNILAAAVEGSQVDFETAQVIEARYFVELAAGQTSKNMIQAFFFDLQAVNSGANRPQDVAPRQVRRVAVLGAGMMGAGIAYACARAGIDVVLKDVSAEAAAKGRGYSEKLCAKAVSRGRTSREKADALLARITPTADPNDLAGCDAVIEAVFEDPALKHKVFQEIQHVVEPDALLCSNTSTLPITVLAEGVERQTDFVGLHFFSPVDKMPLVEIIKGGRTGDEALARAFDLVRQIDKTPIVVNDSRGFFTSRVIGHFIDEGVAMVGEGIEPASVEQAAAQAGYPAKVLSLMDELTLTLPRRIRAESRRAVEEAGGTWTTHPAETVVDRMVDEFGRTGRSGGAGFYEYGEDGRRAGLWPGLREHFTRPGTEIPFEDMQERMLFSEALDTVRLLEEGVLTSVADANIGSILGIGFPGWTGGVLQYINGYGEGGGPAAFVARARELAERYGERFAPPALLVEKAERGERFSDR
- a CDS encoding MerR family transcriptional regulator codes for the protein MATDIEGAALTVDELAARAGVTVRTVRFYSTRGLLPPPVIGPRRVGHYGQDHLSRLALIEELQRQGMTLAGIERYLQQLPDGLSAQDLAIHRAVVASWAPDAAQEMDRAELERRAGRPLGEGDLDRLAAMGVLREAAGPDLYRVDLGLLRLGVQLLDVPMAHETILAARTVMVKHTRAAARELSVLFRDEVSGHESVEAVKDLSASMQPLVVQALLTTFQRSLNEELREWLTGP
- a CDS encoding Xaa-Pro dipeptidyl-peptidase; this encodes MRTPARHLRHLTWRSLATAATAALMATLLTPAAAHSAPRESTPVYSYDTAIRESVWVDTALDGDSDGKSDRVAVDIVRPREPARQGRRIPVIMDASPYYSCCGRGNESQRKTYDADGDVVQMPLYYDNYFVPRGYAFVAVDLAGTNRSDGCVDVGGRSDVRSAKAVVDWLNGRGKGYTSRTGSTKASAGGWTNGRTGMIGKSYDGTVANGVAATGVEGLETIVPIAAISSWYDYYFAQGAPLYDSGPEWLSDYVESPEARARCAAVQQRIVDGAPRTGDRTKFWTERDYVKDVRKVDASVFVIHGMQDLNVRPKHFGQWWDGLAKNGVDRKIWLSQTGHVDPFDFRRAEWADTLHRWFDHELLGYDNGVDDEPMADIERAPDRWVTSDVWPPRATGTVTLRPDRGEQAGVGTLGLRTGSGTETFTDDPGQDESDWAAEIDRSTAAKAGFVTKPLTRDVRLSGSSKVTVTATPTTSSAHLSAVLVDLGPDIVRDYAAAGEGITTLTERTCWGPSTTGDSSCFRETAARTTAVEHTVFSRGWADLGNHSSDQGAPLTPGKRYTITLDLHASDHVVPKGHRLALIVAGTDRGLIDPPSTTPTLTLDLSRTSARVPLVGGTAAFARATSGSSYITPDEILDGVGAPRAAHRVPGGDGR
- a CDS encoding SDR family NAD(P)-dependent oxidoreductase: METRTALVTGAAQGLGQEFAVALAGRGYRVAGLDLVPQRKTADRILDYVELVADATDETQIRGALERVIDRFGTLHILVNNAGVYPETSFEDITPEEWRRVMRVNLEAPFLMTRAVLPHLKAAGWGRIVNIASAAALTAPPTMVAYTASKAGLIGFTRALASALGPYDITVNAIAPSMVRTETAERTVGAGGGFEHVRAQQAVPRTQEPPDLVSTLLYVIDEGSGFLTGQTLDVAGGSAYP